From a single Miscanthus floridulus cultivar M001 chromosome 8, ASM1932011v1, whole genome shotgun sequence genomic region:
- the LOC136471308 gene encoding uncharacterized protein, producing the protein MTTTSPRVCLLAMALALACVLLVRSADAAAAEGSAYGCNPATDKTCKPEGVGVVLPGGGIDLDGDGDEDELPQFEPHLTILGHAH; encoded by the coding sequence ATGACGACGACGTCCCCGCGCGTGTGCCTGCTCGCCATGGCGCTGGCGCTCGCCTGCGTGCTGCTCGTCAGGTCCGCCGACGCCGCTGCCGCCGAGGGCTCCGCGTACGGGTGCAACCCTGCCACGGACAAGACGTGCAAGCCCGAGGGCGTGGGGGTGGTGCTGCCGGGCGGCGGCATTGACcttgacggcgacggcgacgaggaCGAGCTGCCACAGTTCGAACCCCACCTCACGATCCTCGGTCATGCCCACTGA
- the LOC136471309 gene encoding small ribosomal subunit protein bS21c-like, producing MAAPATTTSLLSTLPPLAPFSGKSSPPSVVHVARRAPTAVVAAKGYNVQILVDENEGEESIFRRFRREVMRAGVLQEIKRRRRYESKTDEKKRKAREAGRRNRRRRMMDEPRFPEEDADAASKARDEDDDNWKIDGIL from the exons ATGGCCGCCCCCGCAACGACGACCTCCCTGCTGAGCACGCTGCCGCCGCTCGCGCCGTTCTCGGGGAAGAGCTCGCCGCCGTCCGTGGTGCACGTGGCGCGCCGGGCGccgacggcggtggtggccgcCAAGGGGTACAATGTGCAGATCCTGGTGGACGAGAACGAGGGGGAGGAGTCCATCTTCCGCCGGTTCCGGCGGGAGGTGATGCGCGCCGGCGTGCTGCAGGAGATCAAGCGCCGCCGGAGGTACGAGAGTAAGACGGACGAGAAGAAGCGCAAGGCGCGCGAGGCCGGACGCCGCAACCGCCGCAG GCGCATGATGGATGAGCCGAGGTTCCCAGAAGAAGACGCAGATGCAGCCTCAAAGGCTCGGGACGAGGACGATGACAACTGGAAGATCGATGGCATCCTGTGA
- the LOC136468669 gene encoding uncharacterized protein has protein sequence MAYLSATRCVLTDITALLPGLRANRRRWVSGRCRLACVAPRHASLLKLLVDPAGGRAAGVVVLSSCAGTPCVAPVFPLSLRAGVLGHGCPRCPIGGCPSRCLWSLTRHPLSARPRTARPATSAPAAHCSSCRPPRSLGGNLPDLAIHAARGLIDGNYLILVALLASALPFWCWQLNHVHDSIRKLSSSGKHEAGSPAVVGFSVLCSVPLADINAGMPLVGFTRDSRTCALTATDDPG, from the exons ATGGCCTACCTCAGCGCCACGCGTTGTGTGCTCACGGACATCACCGCGCTGCTGCCAGGCCTTAGGGCCAAC CGTAGGCGGTGGGTCAGCGGTCGCTGCCGCTTGGCCTGCGTCGCTCCGCGCCATGCCTCCCTGCTGAAGCTATTGGTGGATCCAGCCGGTGGCAGAGCCGCTGGGGTCGTGGTTTTGTCCTCGTGTGCTGGGACGCCCTGCGTCGCGCCGGTGTTTCCCCTGTCATTGCGGGCGGGTGTGTTGGGGCACGGTTGTCCCCGATGCCCGATCGGCGGCTGCCCATCTCGTTGCCTCTGGAGTCTGACCAGGCACCCCCTGTCTGCGAGGCCACGCACCGCGAG GCCAGCTACCTCTGCTCCAGCAGCTCATTGCAGTAGCTGTCGGCCCCCACGGAGTCTAG GTGGGAACTTGCCGGATCTTGCCATACATGCTGCGAGGGGTCTCATAGATGGCAACTACCTCATTCTGGTGGCATTGCTCGCCAGTGCTCTTCCTTTCTGGTGCTGGCAGCTCAACCATGTGCATGATTCTATCCGAAAG TTGAGTTCTTCAGGAAAGCATGAGGCTGGTTCTCCTGCAGTTGTTGGTTTCTCAGTCTTGTGCTCAGTTCCTCTGGCAGACATCAATGCTGGAATGCCCTTAGTGGGGTTCACCAGAGACTCCAGAACTTGCGCATTGACAGCAACAGATGACCCTGGATAG